In the Haloferula helveola genome, one interval contains:
- a CDS encoding NUDIX hydrolase, whose product MSTATGAISRWRIVARSPQAAAVTETLFETKWLGLYRIGHWDFVQRPNSESCVGILAVTGDHEVLLVEQFRIPLQRRVIEIPAGLVGDEVEHEGESIAETARRELLEETGYQAGKIEPLIVSPTSAGMARELTHLFLATELEQVGPGGGVGNEDIQLHRVPVADLRTWLRAKESEGLLVDFKIHAALWAADLR is encoded by the coding sequence GTGTCAACCGCGACCGGCGCGATTTCGCGCTGGCGGATTGTCGCCCGATCGCCGCAGGCTGCCGCCGTGACGGAGACCCTGTTTGAAACGAAGTGGCTTGGCCTGTACCGCATCGGCCACTGGGATTTCGTGCAGCGCCCGAACTCCGAGAGCTGCGTCGGTATCCTGGCCGTCACCGGGGACCATGAGGTGCTGCTGGTCGAGCAATTCCGCATCCCCTTGCAGCGCCGGGTGATCGAGATCCCTGCGGGACTGGTCGGGGACGAGGTCGAGCACGAGGGAGAGTCCATTGCCGAGACAGCCCGCCGCGAGCTACTCGAGGAAACCGGCTACCAGGCCGGCAAGATCGAGCCGCTGATCGTCTCGCCGACATCCGCCGGCATGGCACGAGAACTCACCCACCTGTTCCTTGCCACCGAGCTCGAGCAGGTCGGCCCCGGCGGAGGCGTCGGCAACGAGGATATCCAACTCCACCGGGTTCCGGTCGCGGACCTCCGGACATGGCTCCGGGCCAAAGAGTCGGAAGGCCTGCTGGTCGACTTCAAGATCCACGCGGCACTCTGGGCAGCGGATCTGCGCTGA